Proteins encoded in a region of the Hippopotamus amphibius kiboko isolate mHipAmp2 chromosome 11, mHipAmp2.hap2, whole genome shotgun sequence genome:
- the LOC130831477 gene encoding LOW QUALITY PROTEIN: lymphocyte antigen 6G6e-like (The sequence of the model RefSeq protein was modified relative to this genomic sequence to represent the inferred CDS: inserted 1 base in 1 codon) encodes MGTSSIFLGFLFLCGALGLTTSPAQRRLHCYTCNFAKPCYPIPTECQDDEICGISIGTSEQSEVIERKGCLPRTQCSLQGHATYWSRSYTLRHHCCEQDLCNAATTLRRLPSLLLITLLILVASFTWGDHLLHQPSTEDSSTIPAALETPAQXTFEICPST; translated from the exons ATGGGCACCTCCAGCATCTTCCTCGGCTTTCTGTTCCTCTGTGGGGCACTGG GTCTCACCACTTCCCCTGCCCAGAGACGGCTCCACTGCTACACCTGCAACTTCGCCAAACCCTGCTACCCTATTCCCACCGAGTGTCAGGATGATGAAATTTGTGGCATCAGTATTGGTACCTCAG AACAGAGTGAGGTCATCGAGCGGAAAGGCTGCCTCCCAAGGACCCAGTGCTCTCTGCAGGGCCATGCCACCTATTGGTCACGCTCCTACACTCTTCGGCACCACTGCTGCGAGCAGGACCTGTGCAACGCGGCCACCACACTGCGTCggctccccagcctcctcctcatcACCCTGCTCATCCTCGTGGCCAGCTTCACCTGGGGAGACCACCTCCTCCACCAGCCTTCAACCGAAGACTCCTCCACTATCCCTGCGGCCCTGGAAACACCTGCAC ACACTTTTGAGATCTGCCCAAGCACCTGA
- the LY6G6C gene encoding lymphocyte antigen 6 complex locus protein G6c isoform X1: MKGLLLITLSSLLCWVSAHPQVSQTRHHFSPTCVFPADVRCHSCYKVPVLGCVDRQSCRLEPGQQCLTTNVYLGKMWVFSNLRCGTPEEPCKEAFNQTSHKLGLTYNTTCCNKDNCNSPAPRPTPALALVLLTSSAGLGLWLLH, encoded by the exons ATGAAAGGCCTTCTACTGATCACCTTGTCTTCTCTGCTCTGCTGGGTCTCAG CTCATCCCCAGGTGAGTCAAACACGCCATCACTTCAGCCCAACTTGTGTCTTCCCAGCGGACGTTCGCTGTCACTCCTGCTACAAGGTCCCTGTGCTGGGCTGTGTGGACCGGCAGTCCTGCCGCCTGGAACCAGGACAGCAATGCCTGACAACAAATGTGTACCTCG GGAAGATGTGGGTTTTCTCCAACCTCCGCTGTGGCACACCAGAAGAGCCCTGTAAGGAGGCCTTCAACCAAACCTCCCACAAGCTAGGCCTGACCTATAACACCACCTGCTGCAACAAGGACAATTGCAATAGCCCAGCCCCTCggcccaccccagccctggccctggtcCTCCTCACCTCCTCGGCTGGTCTTGGCCTCTGGCTGCTACACTGA
- the LY6G6C gene encoding lymphocyte antigen 6 complex locus protein G6c isoform X2: MKGLLLITLSSLLCWVSADVRCHSCYKVPVLGCVDRQSCRLEPGQQCLTTNVYLGKMWVFSNLRCGTPEEPCKEAFNQTSHKLGLTYNTTCCNKDNCNSPAPRPTPALALVLLTSSAGLGLWLLH; the protein is encoded by the exons ATGAAAGGCCTTCTACTGATCACCTTGTCTTCTCTGCTCTGCTGGGTCTCAG CGGACGTTCGCTGTCACTCCTGCTACAAGGTCCCTGTGCTGGGCTGTGTGGACCGGCAGTCCTGCCGCCTGGAACCAGGACAGCAATGCCTGACAACAAATGTGTACCTCG GGAAGATGTGGGTTTTCTCCAACCTCCGCTGTGGCACACCAGAAGAGCCCTGTAAGGAGGCCTTCAACCAAACCTCCCACAAGCTAGGCCTGACCTATAACACCACCTGCTGCAACAAGGACAATTGCAATAGCCCAGCCCCTCggcccaccccagccctggccctggtcCTCCTCACCTCCTCGGCTGGTCTTGGCCTCTGGCTGCTACACTGA
- the MPIG6B gene encoding LOW QUALITY PROTEIN: megakaryocyte and platelet inhibitory receptor G6b (The sequence of the model RefSeq protein was modified relative to this genomic sequence to represent the inferred CDS: deleted 1 base in 1 codon) — MALVLQLLPLLLSRAQGNPGASLDGRPGDRVTLSCVGVSQPTRWAWAPRFPACKGLSKGRRPILLASPSGTPTVSPAQPFAGRLRALDLDIRRLELLLSAGDSGTFICKGRQENESRTELQVMGDRAYCGAPGPTYGPVYPQILIPLLGAGLVLGLGVLGWACWLRRRLPPHPPRPPPRFVPLVKVEPQRPAEEEDPKIAGDLDQEPSLLYADLDHMALRSSCRLSPVVPTDTSTTYAVVVRKEALTQTSQAGGSQLSITPLPFLALHLEKEGTMG; from the exons ATGGCCCTGGTTCtgcagctgctgcctctgctgctgTCGAGGGCCCAGGGGAACCCCGGGG CTTCACTGGACGGCCGCCCTGGGGACCGGGTGACTCTCTCCTGTGTAGGGGTCTCGCAACCCACCCGTTGGGCCTGGGCACCTAGATTCCCGGCCTGCAAAGGCCTGTCCAAAGGACGCCGCCCTATCTTGTTGGCCTCACCGAGCGGGACCCCCACCGTGTCTCCCGCCCAGCCCTTTGCTGGCCGCCTACGCGCCCTGGACCTTGATATCCGGCGGCTGGAGCTGCTCCTGAGCGCGGGGGACTCCGGCACCTTTATCTGCAAGGGCCGCCAGGAGAACGAGAGCCGTACAGAGCTTCAAGTGATGGGGGACAGGGCCTATTGCGGAGCTCCCGGGCCTACCTATG GGCCCGTGTATCCCCAGATTCTGATCCCGCTGCTGGGCGCTGGGCTGGTGCTGGGACTCGGAGTATTGGGCTGGGCCTGTTGGCTGCGCAG GCGCTTGCCCCCTCACCCGCCTCGACCACCCCCCAGATTTG TTCCGCTCGTGAAAGTGGAGCCTCAGAGGCCAGCAGAGGAGGAAGACCCCAAGATTGCAGGGGACCTGGACCAGGAGCCG AGCCTGCTCTACGCAGACCTGGATCATATGGCCCTCAGAAGTTCCTGCCGACTGTCCCCAGTGGTCCCTACTGATACCTCCACCACCTATGCGGTTGTAGTTCGAAAGGAAGCCCTTACT CAAACCTCACAAGCCGGGGGCTCCCAGCTTTCCATAACACCCCTCCCCTTCTTGGCCCTTCACCTGGAGAAGGAAGGCACCATGGGATAG
- the DDAH2 gene encoding N(G),N(G)-dimethylarginine dimethylaminohydrolase 2 isoform X2, whose amino-acid sequence MGTPGEGLGRCSHALIRGVPESLASGEGAGAGLPALDLAKAQREHGVLGGKLRQRLGLQLLELPPEESLPLGPLLGDTAVIQGDTALITRPWSPARRPEVDGIRKALQDLGLRIVEMGDENATLDGTDVLFTGREFFVGLSKWTNHRGAEIVADTFRDFAVSTVPVSSPSHLRGLCGMGGPRTVVAGSSEAAQKAVRMTQQLTVSFCVLGCPVCPLSSCTVEVGTCPTARRHCRSSLTSPWYLCPARNWRRQALGSAPSAWCSAHAPTAESLAWGSRLTRGRVA is encoded by the exons ATGGGGAcgccaggggaggggctgggccgtTGCTCCCATGCCCTGATCCGGGGGGTCCCGGAGAGTCTGGCGTCAGGGGAGGGCGCGGGGGCTGGCCTCCCGGCTCTAGACCTAGCCAAAGCTCAGAGGGAGCATGGGGTTCTGGGAGGTAAACTGAGGCAACGATTGGGGCTGCAGCTATTAGAACTGCCTCCTGAAGAGTCGCTGCCGCTGGGACCGCTGCTTGGCGACACCGCTGTGATCCAAGGGGATACGGCCCTCATCACGCGGCCCTGGAGCCCCGCCCGCAGGCCGGAG GTCGATGGAATCCGCAAAGCCCTCCAGGACCTGGGGCTCCGAATTGTGGAGATGGGAGACGAGAATGCGACGCTGGATGGCACTGATGTTCTCTTCACCG GCCGGGAGTTTTTCGTAGGCCTCTCCAAGTGGACCAATCACCGAGGAGCTGAGATCGTGGCGGACACATTCCGG GACTTTGCCGTCTCTACAGTGCCGGTCTCGAGCCCCTCCCACCTGCGTGGCCTCTGCGGCATGGGGGGACCTCGCACTGTCGTGGCCGGTAGCAGCGAGGCTGCCCAAAAAGCTGTCAGG ATGACGCAGCAGCTGACTGTCTCTTTCTGCGTCCTGGGCTGCCCGGTGTGCCCCCTTTCCTCCTGCACCGTGGAGGTGGGGACCTGCCCAACAGCCAGGAG GCACTGCAGAAGCTCTCTGACGTCACCCTGGTACCTGTGTCCTGCTCGGAACTGGAGAAGGCAGGCGCTGGGctcagctccctctgcctggtgCTCAGCACACGCCCCCACAGCTGAGAGCCTGGCCTGGGGGTCCCGGCTGACCAGGGGTAGGGTGGCATAG
- the DDAH2 gene encoding N(G),N(G)-dimethylarginine dimethylaminohydrolase 2 isoform X1, with protein sequence MGTPGEGLGRCSHALIRGVPESLASGEGAGAGLPALDLAKAQREHGVLGGKLRQRLGLQLLELPPEESLPLGPLLGDTAVIQGDTALITRPWSPARRPEVDGIRKALQDLGLRIVEMGDENATLDGTDVLFTGREFFVGLSKWTNHRGAEIVADTFRDFAVSTVPVSSPSHLRGLCGMGGPRTVVAGSSEAAQKAVRAMAVLTDHPYASLTLPDDAAADCLFLRPGLPGVPPFLLHRGGGDLPNSQEALQKLSDVTLVPVSCSELEKAGAGLSSLCLVLSTRPHS encoded by the exons ATGGGGAcgccaggggaggggctgggccgtTGCTCCCATGCCCTGATCCGGGGGGTCCCGGAGAGTCTGGCGTCAGGGGAGGGCGCGGGGGCTGGCCTCCCGGCTCTAGACCTAGCCAAAGCTCAGAGGGAGCATGGGGTTCTGGGAGGTAAACTGAGGCAACGATTGGGGCTGCAGCTATTAGAACTGCCTCCTGAAGAGTCGCTGCCGCTGGGACCGCTGCTTGGCGACACCGCTGTGATCCAAGGGGATACGGCCCTCATCACGCGGCCCTGGAGCCCCGCCCGCAGGCCGGAG GTCGATGGAATCCGCAAAGCCCTCCAGGACCTGGGGCTCCGAATTGTGGAGATGGGAGACGAGAATGCGACGCTGGATGGCACTGATGTTCTCTTCACCG GCCGGGAGTTTTTCGTAGGCCTCTCCAAGTGGACCAATCACCGAGGAGCTGAGATCGTGGCGGACACATTCCGG GACTTTGCCGTCTCTACAGTGCCGGTCTCGAGCCCCTCCCACCTGCGTGGCCTCTGCGGCATGGGGGGACCTCGCACTGTCGTGGCCGGTAGCAGCGAGGCTGCCCAAAAAGCTGTCAGG gcAATGGCAGTGTTGACGGATCACCCCTATGCCTCCCTGACCCTCCCAGATGACGCAGCAGCTGACTGTCTCTTTCTGCGTCCTGGGCTGCCCGGTGTGCCCCCTTTCCTCCTGCACCGTGGAGGTGGGGACCTGCCCAACAGCCAGGAG GCACTGCAGAAGCTCTCTGACGTCACCCTGGTACCTGTGTCCTGCTCGGAACTGGAGAAGGCAGGCGCTGGGctcagctccctctgcctggtgCTCAGCACACGCCCCCACAGCTGA
- the DDAH2 gene encoding N(G),N(G)-dimethylarginine dimethylaminohydrolase 2 isoform X3 has protein sequence MGGAPGEGRRKTRALLTIPLRPSLHVSLSASPVSVSSPRQLLELPPEESLPLGPLLGDTAVIQGDTALITRPWSPARRPEVDGIRKALQDLGLRIVEMGDENATLDGTDVLFTGREFFVGLSKWTNHRGAEIVADTFRDFAVSTVPVSSPSHLRGLCGMGGPRTVVAGSSEAAQKAVRAMAVLTDHPYASLTLPDDAAADCLFLRPGLPGVPPFLLHRGGGDLPNSQEALQKLSDVTLVPVSCSELEKAGAGLSSLCLVLSTRPHS, from the exons ATGGGAGGGGCGCCCGGAGAAGGCAGGAGGAAGACCCGGGCGCTCTTAACCATCCCCCTACGCCCTTCTCtgcatgtctctctctctgcctcccccgtttctgtttcttctcccagACAG CTATTAGAACTGCCTCCTGAAGAGTCGCTGCCGCTGGGACCGCTGCTTGGCGACACCGCTGTGATCCAAGGGGATACGGCCCTCATCACGCGGCCCTGGAGCCCCGCCCGCAGGCCGGAG GTCGATGGAATCCGCAAAGCCCTCCAGGACCTGGGGCTCCGAATTGTGGAGATGGGAGACGAGAATGCGACGCTGGATGGCACTGATGTTCTCTTCACCG GCCGGGAGTTTTTCGTAGGCCTCTCCAAGTGGACCAATCACCGAGGAGCTGAGATCGTGGCGGACACATTCCGG GACTTTGCCGTCTCTACAGTGCCGGTCTCGAGCCCCTCCCACCTGCGTGGCCTCTGCGGCATGGGGGGACCTCGCACTGTCGTGGCCGGTAGCAGCGAGGCTGCCCAAAAAGCTGTCAGG gcAATGGCAGTGTTGACGGATCACCCCTATGCCTCCCTGACCCTCCCAGATGACGCAGCAGCTGACTGTCTCTTTCTGCGTCCTGGGCTGCCCGGTGTGCCCCCTTTCCTCCTGCACCGTGGAGGTGGGGACCTGCCCAACAGCCAGGAG GCACTGCAGAAGCTCTCTGACGTCACCCTGGTACCTGTGTCCTGCTCGGAACTGGAGAAGGCAGGCGCTGGGctcagctccctctgcctggtgCTCAGCACACGCCCCCACAGCTGA
- the CLIC1 gene encoding chloride intracellular channel protein 1, which translates to MAEEQPQVELFVKAGSDGAKIGNCPFSQRLFMVLWLKGVTFNVTTVDTKRRTETVQKLCPGGQLPFLLYGTEVHTDTNKIEEFLEAVLCPPRYPKLAALNPESNTAGLDIFAKFSAYIKNSNPALNDNLEKGLLKALKVLDNYLTSPLPDEVDETSAEDEGISQRKFLDGNELTLADCNLLPKLHIVQVVCKKYRGFSIPDAFRGVHRYLRNAYAREEFASTCPDDEEIELAYEQVAKALK; encoded by the exons ATGGCTGAAGAACAACCGCAGGTCGAATTGTTCGTGAAG GCTGGCAGTGATGGGGCCAAGATCGGGAACTGCCCCTTCTCCCAGAGACTGTTCATGGTGCTCTGGCTTAAGGGAGTCACCTTCAACGTCACCACTGTTGACACCAAGAG GCGGACTGAGACGGTACAGAAGCTGTGCCCAGGAGGACAGCTCCCATTCCTGCTGTACGGCACCGAAGTGCACACAGACACCAACAAGATTGAGGAATTTCTCGAGGCAGTGCTGTGCCCTCCCAG GTACCCCAAGCTGGCAGCTCTGAACCCTGAGTCCAACACAGCTGGGCTGGACATATTTGCCAAATTCTCTGCCTACATCAAGAATTCAAACCCAGCACTCAATGATA ACCTGGAGAAGGGGCTCCTGAAAGCCCTGAAAGTTTTAGACAATTACTTGACATCCCCGCTCCCAGATGAAGTAGACGAGACCAGTGCTGAGGATGAGGGCATCTCTCAGAGGAAGTTTCTGGATGGCAATGAGCTCACTCTGGCTGATTGCAACCTGTTGCCAAAGCTCCACATAGTACAG GTGGTATGTAAGAAGTATCGGGGATTCTCCATTCCGGATGCATTTCGGGGAGTGCATCGGTACCTGCGCAATGCCTATGCTCGGGAAGAGTTTGCCTCCACCTGTCCAGATGATGAGGAGATCGAGCTGGCCTATGAGCAAGTGGCCAAGGCCCTCAAATAA